Proteins encoded in a region of the Bubalus bubalis isolate 160015118507 breed Murrah chromosome 9, NDDB_SH_1, whole genome shotgun sequence genome:
- the LOC112587129 gene encoding GTPase HRas-like: MRKSALTIQLIENHPMEDNSTMEEGWLSLSSYWKQVVTDGETYLLDTAGQESQHHGDQYMSTREGFPLGVCINNTESFKGIHQPWEQIKWVKDSDGIPVVLVGTSVTWS; this comes from the exons ATGAGGAAGAGTGCCCTGACCATCCAGCTCATTGAGAACCACCCCATGGAGGACAACTCCACCATGGAG GAAGGTTGGCTGTCTCTAAGTTCCTACTGGAAGCAAGTGGTCACCGATGGGGAGACCTACCTACTGGACACAGCAGGCCAGGAGAGTCAGCATCATGGAGACCAGTACATGAGCACCAGGGAGGGCTTTCCTCTGGGTGTTTGCATCAACAATACCGAGTCCTTCAAGGGCATCCACCAGCCCTG GGAGCAGATCAAGTGGGTGAAGGACTCAGATGGCATACCTGTGGTGCTAGTGGGAACGAGTGTGACCTGGTCATAG
- the TIMM29 gene encoding mitochondrial import inner membrane translocase subunit Tim29, which produces MAAAALKRFWSRSRREARDAAAAKPGVWARLGAWARSLLQDYAEACKDAAAAARARPGKAAVYLGLLGGAAACCSLAPSEAAFEEALLDASGTLLLLAPATRNRDSEAFVQRLLWLRGRGCLRHVSLGLFSLVYEAPFDAQASLYQARCRYLQPRWTDFPDRILDVGFVGRWWVLGARMRDCDINDDEFLHLPAHLRVVGPHQLHSEANERLFDEKYKPVVLTDDQVDQALWEDQVLQKEKKDQLSLSQADSLLPSEAAR; this is translated from the exons ATGGCGGCTGCCGCTCTGAAGAGATTTTGGTCCCGAAGCCGTAGAGAGGCGCGTGACGCTGCAGCCGCAAAGCCCGGCGTGTGGGCGCGGTTGG GCGCTTGGGCCCGCTCGCTGCTCCAAGATTACGCCGAGGCCTGCAAggacgcggcggcggcggcgcgggcccGGCCCGGGAAGGCGGCCGTGTACTTGGGGCTGCTGGGTGGCGCGGCGGCCTGTTGCTCCCTGGCACCCAGCGAGGCAGCCTTCGAGGAGGCGCTGCTCGACGCGTCGGGGACCCTCCTGCTGCTGGCGCCCGCCACTCGCAACCGCGACTCGGAGGCGTTCGTGCAGCGACTGCTCTGGCTGCGTGGTCGCGGCTGTCTGCGCCACGTGAGCCTGGGCCTCTTCTCGCTGGTGTACGAGGCGCCCTTCGATGCCCAAGCCAGCCTCTACCAGGCTCGCTGTCGGTACCTGCAGCCCCGCTGGACCGACTTCCCGGACCGGATTCTGGATGTGGGCTTCGTGGGCCGCTGGTGGGTGCTGGGGGCCCGGATGCGCGACTGCGACATCAACGACGACGAGTTTCTGCACCTGCCGGCTCACCTGCGCGTCGTCGGGCCCCACCAGCTGCACTCGGAGGCCAATGAGCGGCTCTTCGACGAGAAATACAAGCCTGTGGTGCTCACCGACGACCAGGTGGACCAGGCGCTGTGGGAGGACCAGGTtttgcagaaggagaagaaggaccAGCTCTCCCTGAGCCAGGCTGACTCTCTGCTGCCGTCGGAGGCCGCGAGATGA
- the LOC112586982 gene encoding USP6 N-terminal-like protein produces the protein MTDDKHTMGGFIPGFPKLLRFQAHHKHVLGRALPKLKGHVSRCLRGFTHPRGSCSASSTRPPFPLTLRLWEASMLEGGHLLTAMAYTVLKVHRRKRA, from the exons ATGACTGACGACAAGCACACCATGGGCG GCTTCATCCCTGGATTCCCGAAATTGCTAAGGTTCcaggcccatcacaagcacgTTCTCGGCAGAGCCCTCCCCAAGTTGAAGGGACATGTG AGCCGATGTCTGCGGGGATTTACACACCCACGTGGTTCATGCAGTGCTTCATCAACCAG ACCCCCCTTTCCGCTGACCCTGAGGCTCTGGGAGGCCTCCATGCTGGAGGGTGGGCACTTGCTCACGGCCATGGCCTACACCGTCCTCAAGGTGCACAGGAGGAAGCGGGCCTGA
- the YIPF2 gene encoding protein YIPF2, which produces MAAADELAFHEFEEATNLLAQTPNETTTRSDQLSPKGHVAVAMDSGGSYGAEDEVEESDKTMLLQEEKQQPGFWTFGYYQSFFDVDTSQVLDRIKGSLLPRPGHNFVRHHLRNRPDLYGPFWICATLAFVLAITGNLTLVLAQRRDPSIHYSPQFHKVTVASITIYCYAWLVPLALWGFLRWRKGVRERMGLYTFLETVCIYGYSLFVFIPTVVLWLIPVPWLQWLFGALALALSATGLVFTLWPVVREDTRWAAGVLLSVVVLLHALLAMGCKFYFFQPLPPEPMASPHQAASQPPATMLPPTLPRSVAA; this is translated from the exons ATGGCAGCGGCTGACGAGCTGGCCTTCCACG AGTTCGAGGAAGCTACTAATCTGCTGGCCCAGACCCCGAATGAGACCACCACCAGAAGTGATCAGCTGAGCCCTAAGGGGCATGTGGCTGTGGCAATGGACTCAGGCGGCAGTTATGGAGCTGAGGATGAGGTAGAGGAGAGCGACAAGACCATG CTCCTacaggaagagaagcagcagcCTGGTTTCTGGACCTTTGGCTACTATCAGAGCTTCTTCGACGTGGACACCTCACAG GTCCTGGACCGGATCAAAGGCTCGCTGCTGCCCCGACCCGGCCACAACTTTGTACGGCACCACCTGCGGAATCGGCCAGACCTGTATG GCCCCTTCTGGATCTGTGCCACGCTGGCCTTCGTCTTGGCCATCACTGGCAACCTGACCCTGGTGCTGGCCCAGAGGAGGGACCCATCCATCCACTACAGCCCCCAGTTCCACAAAG TGACCGTGGCCAGCATCACCATCTACTGCTACGCGTGGCTGGTGCCGCTGGCACTGTGGGGTTTCCTGCGGTGGCGCAAGGGTGTCCGGGAGCGCATGGGGCTTTACACCTTCCTGGAGACCGTGTGCATCTACGGCTACTCCCTCTTTGTCTTCATTCCCACTGTG GTCCTGTGGCTCATCCCTGTCCCGTGGCTGCAGTGGCTCTTCGGGGCCCTGGCCCTAGCCCTGTCAGCCACTGGCCTGGTGTTTACCCTCTGGCCCGTTGTCCGTGAGGACACCCGGTGGGCAGCTGGGGTGCTGCTGTCTGTGGTGGTGCTACTCCACGCCCTCCTGGCCATGGGCTGCAAG ttttatttcttccagccGCTGCCTCCAGAGCCCATGGCATCTCCCCACCAAGCCGCCTCTCAGCCTCCAGCCACAATGTTGCCACCCACCCTGCCAAGGTCTGTGGCAGCCTAG